A window of Auraticoccus monumenti contains these coding sequences:
- a CDS encoding DUF4328 domain-containing protein, with protein MSVPPGPPPEPSEPQGRPDFVRGDGDTTGAGGWSTYPTGAEPRPYPEPRTYPEPSPYPAQPADRVQPPYRVQPPWPPAPATHQVWTPRLQPVGGLARATVVLSAVYLAVSWLATLLAFPAAARYRAADDALGVSTPYDAVSSASFFPMLAAWIVTSVWLGTARTNALTIRPGSPHQHGPAWVWLGWVVPIVSLWFPYQVVRDVWRVSGPVDRSLLGWWWGTWVGGPLVMNAAGAFVPFSGPVGSSVGALGPTALLGTAVLTVSFVLWVRIVRTITDEQERVGQEWRTGPR; from the coding sequence ATGTCCGTGCCCCCCGGTCCGCCGCCGGAACCGTCCGAGCCCCAGGGGCGACCGGACTTCGTCCGCGGTGACGGGGACACGACCGGGGCGGGCGGCTGGTCGACCTACCCGACCGGTGCGGAGCCGCGGCCGTACCCGGAGCCGCGGACGTACCCGGAGCCGTCGCCGTACCCGGCGCAACCGGCGGACCGGGTGCAGCCGCCGTACCGGGTGCAGCCGCCGTGGCCGCCGGCCCCGGCGACGCACCAGGTGTGGACGCCGCGGCTGCAGCCGGTCGGCGGCCTGGCCAGGGCCACGGTGGTGCTGTCGGCGGTCTACCTGGCCGTCTCCTGGCTGGCCACCCTGCTGGCCTTCCCCGCGGCGGCGCGGTACCGCGCCGCCGACGACGCCCTGGGGGTCTCCACCCCCTACGACGCCGTCTCCTCGGCCTCCTTCTTCCCGATGCTGGCCGCCTGGATCGTCACCAGCGTCTGGCTGGGCACCGCCCGCACCAACGCCCTGACCATCCGTCCGGGGTCCCCGCACCAGCACGGCCCGGCCTGGGTCTGGCTGGGCTGGGTGGTCCCGATCGTGTCGCTGTGGTTCCCCTACCAGGTGGTCCGCGACGTCTGGCGGGTCAGCGGCCCGGTGGACCGGTCGCTGCTGGGCTGGTGGTGGGGCACCTGGGTCGGGGGCCCGCTCGTCATGAACGCCGCCGGGGCGTTCGTGCCGTTCAGCGGTCCGGTCGGCAGCTCGGTCGGCGCTCTGGGGCCGACCGCCCTCCTCGGGACGGCGGTGCTGACGGTCTCCTTCGTGCTGTGGGTGCGGATCGTGCGCACCATCACCGACGAGCAGGAGCGGGTCGGCCAGGAGTGGCGGACGGGCCCGCGCTGA
- a CDS encoding GH1 family beta-glucosidase has translation MTTFPADFVWGTATASYQIEGAVAEDGRRPSTWDTFARTPGKVWNGDTGDVACDHYHRFAEDVAIMADLGVDAYRFSVAWPRVVPEGTGAVNQAGLDFYRRVAETCLEHGVQPYVTLYHWDLPQPLEDAGGWLSRSTAEAFAEYARITHEALGDVIGSWITLNEPWCSALLGYAAGVHAPGQQLGTRSLEAAHHLLLGHGLAVQAMRADGGEAPLGITLNLHAVRAASDSEADLEAARRYDGLGNRLFLDPLLRGAYPEDVLADTGTTEWFAERSDDLATIAEPIDFIGINYYSAHTVAAPEDGRFSDPSLPTPTPGSERVVTVDTGAEKTQMGWEIHPDGLVDVLAQVHALAPGLPLYVTENGSAWPDEVGPDGRVEDEDRRRYLEAHLEACREAVARGLPLKGYFCWSLLDNFEWAFGYDRRFGIVRVDYETQQRTVKRSGEFYRDFVARERG, from the coding sequence ATGACCACCTTCCCCGCTGACTTCGTCTGGGGCACGGCCACCGCCTCGTACCAGATCGAGGGTGCCGTCGCCGAGGACGGGCGCCGTCCGAGCACCTGGGACACCTTCGCCCGCACCCCCGGCAAGGTGTGGAACGGCGACACCGGCGACGTGGCCTGCGACCACTACCACCGCTTCGCCGAGGACGTGGCGATCATGGCCGACCTCGGGGTGGACGCCTACCGCTTCTCCGTCGCCTGGCCGCGGGTCGTCCCCGAGGGCACCGGGGCGGTGAACCAGGCCGGTCTGGACTTCTACCGCCGGGTGGCCGAGACCTGCCTGGAGCACGGCGTGCAGCCCTACGTGACCCTCTACCACTGGGACCTGCCCCAGCCGCTGGAGGACGCCGGGGGCTGGCTCTCGCGGAGCACCGCCGAGGCCTTCGCCGAGTACGCCCGGATCACCCACGAGGCGCTGGGGGACGTGATCGGGTCCTGGATCACCCTCAACGAGCCGTGGTGCTCCGCGCTGCTGGGCTACGCGGCCGGCGTGCACGCCCCGGGCCAGCAGCTGGGCACCCGGTCGCTGGAGGCGGCCCACCACCTGCTCCTCGGCCACGGGCTGGCCGTGCAGGCGATGCGGGCCGACGGCGGCGAGGCCCCGCTCGGCATCACGCTGAACCTGCACGCCGTCCGGGCCGCGTCGGACTCCGAGGCCGACCTGGAGGCCGCGCGCCGCTACGACGGGCTGGGCAACCGGCTCTTCCTCGACCCGCTGCTGCGCGGTGCCTACCCCGAGGACGTGCTGGCCGACACCGGCACCACGGAGTGGTTCGCCGAGCGCTCCGACGACCTCGCCACCATCGCCGAGCCGATCGACTTCATCGGGATCAACTACTACAGCGCCCACACCGTCGCCGCCCCCGAGGACGGCCGGTTCAGCGACCCCTCGCTGCCCACCCCGACCCCGGGCAGCGAGCGCGTGGTCACCGTGGACACCGGCGCGGAGAAGACGCAGATGGGCTGGGAGATCCACCCCGACGGGCTGGTCGACGTGCTGGCCCAGGTCCACGCGCTGGCCCCGGGGCTGCCGCTCTACGTCACCGAGAACGGGTCGGCCTGGCCCGACGAGGTGGGCCCCGACGGCCGGGTCGAGGACGAGGACCGGCGCCGCTACCTCGAGGCCCACCTCGAGGCGTGCCGGGAGGCGGTCGCCCGCGGGCTGCCGCTCAAGGGCTACTTCTGCTGGAGCCTGCTGGACAACTTCGAGTGGGCTTTCGGCTACGACCGCCGGTTCGGCATCGTCCGGGTGGACTACGAGACCCAGCAGCGGACGGTGAAGCGGAGCGGTGAGTTCTACCGCGACTTCGTCGCCCGCGAGCGCGGCTGA
- a CDS encoding Ldh family oxidoreductase: protein MNEPPVDAVVVPAPVLQTFVTEAGEASGLSPAHAALLAGLLVDNDCRGVFSHGSTQLTTYSRLLREGRLNPDAEPAVVRETPTSLLVDGDGGLGYFAAHLGTRLLVERAREQGIAVLLTRDHGHFGAAGLYSRMTLEHDLLTFVTSGHQLDLQPGSPVFAAGGGSPMSFSAPTQDEDPVVLDFGAMHDLYDDSPHRDQISRDAPGLALRAIGLGAVCQAWGGVLAGVPLDPARARRRWAGANQGSLVISFRIDLFSDPADFRREMDAYVRAVRALSPLPGLDASLLPGGPEAQRERRFRAEGVPVGPEHRDRLRETAAELGLTAPC from the coding sequence GTGAACGAGCCCCCCGTCGACGCCGTCGTCGTCCCCGCCCCGGTGCTGCAGACCTTCGTGACCGAGGCGGGCGAGGCGTCCGGGCTCTCCCCGGCGCACGCCGCGCTGCTGGCCGGGCTGCTGGTGGACAACGACTGCCGCGGCGTCTTCTCCCACGGCAGCACCCAGCTCACCACCTACTCCCGGCTGCTCCGGGAGGGACGCCTCAACCCGGACGCGGAGCCTGCGGTCGTGCGCGAGACGCCCACCAGCCTGCTGGTCGACGGCGACGGCGGCCTGGGCTACTTCGCCGCCCACCTCGGCACCCGGCTGCTGGTCGAGCGGGCCCGGGAGCAGGGGATCGCGGTGCTGCTCACCCGCGACCACGGCCACTTCGGGGCGGCCGGGCTCTACTCCCGGATGACGCTGGAGCACGACCTGCTGACCTTCGTCACCTCCGGGCACCAGCTCGACCTGCAGCCCGGCTCCCCGGTCTTCGCCGCGGGCGGCGGCTCACCGATGTCGTTCAGCGCGCCGACCCAGGACGAGGACCCCGTGGTGCTCGACTTCGGCGCCATGCACGACCTGTACGACGACAGCCCGCACCGCGACCAGATCTCAAGGGACGCCCCGGGCCTGGCGCTGCGCGCCATCGGCCTGGGTGCGGTCTGCCAGGCCTGGGGCGGGGTGCTGGCCGGTGTCCCGCTGGACCCGGCCCGGGCCCGGCGCCGGTGGGCCGGGGCCAACCAGGGGTCGCTGGTCATCTCCTTCCGGATCGACCTGTTCTCCGACCCGGCCGACTTCCGCCGCGAGATGGACGCCTACGTCCGCGCCGTGCGCGCGCTGTCCCCGCTGCCCGGTCTGGACGCCAGCCTGCTCCCCGGCGGCCCGGAGGCCCAGCGTGAGCGGCGGTTCCGCGCCGAGGGCGTCCCGGTCGGCCCCGAGCACCGCGACCGGCTCCGGGAGACCGCTGCCGAGCTCGGCCTCACCGCCCCGTGCTGA
- a CDS encoding rhodanese-like domain-containing protein, protein MDVPTVTIDQIPEDARLLDVREDDEWAAGHAERAQHLPMTELAERYGELPPEEEVYVICRSGGRSARVTAWLNQNGFTATNVAGGMGEWQERGLPLVGEGDTPHVI, encoded by the coding sequence ATGGACGTCCCCACCGTGACCATCGACCAGATCCCCGAGGACGCGCGCCTGCTGGACGTGCGCGAGGACGACGAGTGGGCGGCCGGCCACGCCGAGCGCGCCCAGCACCTGCCGATGACCGAGCTGGCCGAGCGCTACGGCGAGCTGCCCCCCGAGGAGGAGGTGTACGTGATCTGCCGCTCCGGCGGCCGGTCCGCGCGGGTGACCGCCTGGCTGAACCAGAACGGGTTCACCGCCACCAACGTGGCCGGCGGGATGGGTGAGTGGCAGGAGCGCGGGCTGCCCCTGGTCGGCGAGGGCGACACCCCGCACGTCATCTGA
- a CDS encoding TlpA family protein disulfide reductase gives MRVRPGDRRQGRVRLGGLLGAVLAVALLLTGCTTSGVQRGSNPPGTPTVAPGPPGSNGAEVDAARVAAGIADCPATDASAAPVEDGLPAITLPCLGGAGEVDLSRLRGQPVMVNVWASWCAPCRAEAPYLAEVAGQTEDELLTLGLLYQENDKLAAVDLAAGTGQRYAHLVDDERAIQVPLRVLGPPMTFFVTADGRLVHTHVGPFADADQLRGLLAEHLGVTA, from the coding sequence GTGAGGGTGCGGCCGGGGGACCGGCGGCAGGGTCGCGTCCGGCTGGGCGGTCTGCTCGGCGCGGTGCTGGCCGTGGCCCTGCTGCTCACCGGCTGCACCACGTCCGGGGTGCAGCGGGGCAGCAACCCGCCCGGCACGCCCACCGTGGCCCCCGGACCGCCCGGCTCCAACGGTGCGGAGGTGGACGCGGCCCGGGTGGCGGCCGGCATCGCGGACTGCCCGGCCACGGACGCCTCCGCCGCCCCGGTCGAGGACGGCCTGCCGGCGATCACCCTGCCCTGCCTCGGCGGAGCCGGCGAGGTGGACCTGTCCCGGCTCCGCGGACAGCCGGTGATGGTGAACGTGTGGGCCTCCTGGTGCGCCCCCTGCCGCGCCGAGGCGCCCTACCTGGCGGAGGTGGCCGGGCAGACCGAGGACGAGCTGCTGACCCTGGGTCTGCTGTACCAGGAGAACGACAAGCTGGCCGCCGTCGACCTCGCCGCGGGCACGGGTCAGCGCTACGCCCACCTGGTCGACGACGAGCGGGCGATCCAGGTCCCGCTCCGCGTGCTGGGCCCGCCGATGACCTTCTTCGTCACCGCCGACGGGCGGCTGGTGCACACCCACGTCGGGCCCTTCGCCGACGCCGACCAGCTCCGCGGCCTGCTCGCCGAGCACCTCGGCGTCACCGCCTGA